Proteins found in one Mycoplasmopsis bovigenitalium genomic segment:
- the plsY gene encoding glycerol-3-phosphate 1-O-acyltransferase PlsY encodes MSYQIDSKIIFSIIGLNLLLIFIGYLIGSLNTSIILSSKLKKDDVRNHFSQNAGATNSLRVYGKKFALTVFIIDFFKVIIPSLIFIILIRYVWYDFAKIYWMSPQAIGFGVIIGHCWPVFFKFKGGKGVACTSAFILVINPILWVFAGIIFFSFAFKTKKVSLSSMCTASIIVPFVFIPWFTQGMPGYWLNFINYSNNISLNNLQPYWFVSGIFYLTSVIIIIVLHRSNIKRLLAGKESTLSLKSAK; translated from the coding sequence ATGAGTTATCAAATCGACTCAAAAATTATTTTTTCAATTATTGGCCTTAATTTATTATTAATTTTTATTGGTTATTTAATAGGTTCGCTAAATACTTCAATTATTTTGTCTTCAAAATTAAAAAAAGATGACGTTAGAAATCATTTTAGTCAAAATGCAGGCGCAACTAATTCATTAAGGGTTTATGGCAAAAAATTTGCTTTAACTGTATTTATTATTGATTTTTTCAAGGTTATAATACCATCTTTAATTTTTATAATTTTAATAAGATATGTTTGATATGATTTTGCCAAAATTTACTGAATGAGCCCGCAAGCAATTGGTTTTGGCGTTATTATTGGCCACTGTTGACCTGTATTTTTCAAATTTAAAGGCGGAAAAGGAGTTGCTTGCACATCCGCTTTCATACTTGTAATTAATCCAATTTTATGAGTTTTTGCCGGAATAATCTTTTTTAGTTTTGCATTCAAAACTAAAAAAGTATCACTAAGTTCAATGTGCACTGCATCAATAATTGTTCCATTTGTTTTCATACCTTGATTCACACAAGGAATGCCAGGTTATTGACTAAATTTTATAAATTATAGTAACAATATTTCATTAAATAATTTACAGCCATATTGATTTGTATCAGGTATATTTTATTTAACTTCAGTAATAATTATTATAGTTCTTCATAGAAGCAATATTAAAAGACTGTTAGCAGGTAAGGAATCAACATTATCTCTTAAAAGCGCAAAATAG
- the mnmA gene encoding tRNA 2-thiouridine(34) synthase MnmA, translating to MNKKVILGMSGGVDSSVAAALLLEQGYQVEGLFMRNWDSYVNNDFLGNNEINNPICPQEQDYQDALKVAQKLNIKLHRVDFIKEYWENVFENFIEEYKKGRTPNPDILCNKHIKFSAFANYAFDVLNADYIAMGHYADVKNGNLYRAKDQNKDQTYFLAQLTNQQLKKVLMPLAKFEKSQIRQKAKELNLITASKKDSTGICFIGERNFTQFLQNYIPAQPGEIVSIVTNKVVGKHDGCFYYTLGQRKGLNLGGMQEAHYVCGHDVQKNIVYVAPSSNLSYLESDSLLASNLTLNNLDFNPNNLTAKFRYRQSDIPVTIEILKDNWIKVHYPSKSQAVTPGQQVVLYDGEKCIGGAIIEKIYSNNIEKTYV from the coding sequence ATGAATAAAAAAGTTATTTTAGGAATGTCGGGCGGCGTTGATTCATCAGTGGCTGCTGCTTTATTACTTGAACAAGGTTATCAAGTTGAAGGCTTATTTATGAGAAATTGAGACTCGTATGTCAACAATGATTTTTTAGGCAATAATGAAATAAATAATCCAATTTGCCCTCAAGAACAAGATTACCAAGATGCACTAAAAGTGGCACAAAAATTAAACATTAAGCTACATAGAGTGGATTTTATTAAAGAATACTGGGAAAATGTCTTTGAAAATTTCATTGAAGAATACAAAAAAGGACGCACACCAAACCCAGATATTCTTTGCAATAAACACATTAAATTTTCAGCCTTTGCAAATTATGCTTTTGACGTATTAAACGCTGATTATATTGCTATGGGTCATTATGCTGACGTAAAAAATGGTAATTTATACCGCGCTAAAGATCAAAATAAAGACCAAACCTACTTTTTGGCTCAACTAACAAATCAGCAACTCAAAAAAGTTTTAATGCCGCTTGCTAAATTTGAAAAATCACAAATTAGACAAAAAGCTAAAGAATTAAATTTAATTACAGCCTCCAAAAAAGATTCAACGGGAATTTGCTTTATTGGTGAGCGGAATTTTACTCAGTTTTTACAAAACTACATTCCAGCCCAACCAGGCGAGATAGTTTCAATTGTAACCAATAAAGTAGTTGGCAAACACGATGGATGTTTTTATTACACATTAGGACAAAGAAAGGGCTTAAATTTAGGCGGAATGCAAGAGGCACATTATGTTTGTGGCCACGATGTACAAAAAAATATTGTCTATGTTGCGCCATCCTCAAATTTAAGTTATTTGGAATCAGATTCACTATTAGCAAGCAATCTAACATTAAACAATTTAGACTTTAATCCTAACAATTTAACAGCTAAATTTAGATATAGACAAAGTGATATACCAGTTACAATTGAAATTTTAAAAGATAATTGAATAAAAGTGCATTATCCAAGTAAATCACAAGCGGTCACACCGGGCCAACAAGTTGTTTTATACGATGGTGAAAAATGTATCGGCGGAGCAATTATTGAAAAAATTTATTCAAATAACATTGAAAAAACTTATGTATAA
- the lepA gene encoding translation elongation factor 4, with product MDKSKIRNFAIIAHIDHGKSTLADRILELTQTVAKRDLEEQILDTMDLERERGITIKLNAVQIKYKDYIFHLIDTPGHVDFTYEVSRSLAATEGALLIVDATQGIEAQTLANVYLAIENNLTIIPIINKIDLPSADIERTKEEIERVIGLDCSNAVAISAKTGLNIEQVLEAIEKYIPAPIEADDNKPLQALIFDSYFDEYRGVVMLVRIVQGQLKKNDKIQFMSNGKLNQVSELGVKSPWEVKKDVLRAGELGWVAATIRDAREVSVGDTITLAEMPAEKPLPGYKKKQPVVFTGFYPIDTRDYMELKESLEKISLSDSSISWEQETSKALGFGFRVGFLGMLHMEILQERLNREYAISVIATSPSVEYKVYKTDGTLEMISNPSLLPDKTYIDRIEEPYIFATIIVPDNFIGNVMDLCQNKRGVYKDMESLDGNRSKITYEMPLAEIVVDFFDRLKSSTKGYASFEYDLFGYKETDLVKVDVLLNGDKIDAFTIITHRDNAYPRARELCQKLKEAIPRQNFEVPVQAAIGGKIIARETIKAYRKDVTAKLYGGDVTRRQKLLKKQKEGKKRMKMLGSVEVPQEAFLKILKTNIEN from the coding sequence GTGGACAAAAGTAAAATTCGAAATTTTGCCATAATTGCGCATATTGACCATGGAAAAAGTACATTAGCTGACCGTATTTTAGAACTTACACAAACAGTTGCAAAACGTGATCTAGAAGAGCAAATTTTAGACACAATGGACTTAGAAAGAGAACGTGGAATAACAATTAAATTAAACGCAGTTCAAATCAAGTATAAAGATTATATTTTTCATTTAATTGATACTCCTGGACACGTTGACTTTACTTATGAGGTTTCACGTTCTCTAGCCGCTACTGAAGGTGCGCTTTTAATTGTTGATGCAACGCAAGGCATTGAAGCACAAACTCTTGCTAATGTTTATTTAGCAATTGAAAATAACTTAACAATTATTCCAATAATCAACAAAATTGATTTGCCTTCAGCAGACATCGAAAGAACCAAAGAAGAAATTGAAAGAGTTATTGGCCTTGATTGTTCGAATGCTGTAGCAATTTCGGCAAAAACTGGACTAAATATTGAACAAGTTCTTGAAGCTATTGAAAAATACATTCCAGCGCCAATTGAAGCAGATGACAATAAACCTCTACAAGCATTGATATTCGACTCTTACTTTGATGAGTATCGTGGTGTTGTTATGTTGGTGAGAATTGTTCAAGGTCAATTGAAAAAAAATGACAAAATTCAATTTATGTCCAATGGAAAATTGAATCAAGTTTCCGAGCTTGGGGTTAAAAGTCCTTGAGAAGTTAAAAAAGATGTATTGCGTGCAGGCGAACTTGGTTGGGTAGCCGCCACAATTCGCGATGCTCGCGAAGTTAGTGTTGGTGACACTATAACTCTTGCAGAAATGCCAGCGGAAAAACCATTGCCAGGTTACAAGAAAAAACAACCCGTAGTTTTCACTGGGTTTTACCCAATTGATACAAGAGACTACATGGAGCTAAAAGAAAGTTTGGAAAAAATTTCCTTATCAGATTCATCAATATCATGAGAGCAAGAAACATCTAAAGCGCTTGGTTTTGGTTTTAGAGTTGGTTTTTTAGGCATGTTGCATATGGAAATTTTGCAAGAACGACTAAATCGAGAATACGCAATTTCAGTAATTGCAACTTCACCATCAGTTGAGTACAAAGTTTATAAAACTGACGGAACATTAGAAATGATATCTAACCCATCTTTATTGCCTGATAAAACATACATTGACCGCATTGAAGAACCATACATTTTTGCGACAATCATTGTTCCAGATAACTTCATTGGAAATGTTATGGACTTGTGTCAAAATAAACGTGGTGTTTACAAAGACATGGAATCATTAGATGGAAATCGTAGCAAAATTACTTATGAAATGCCGCTTGCCGAAATTGTTGTTGACTTTTTTGACAGATTAAAAAGTTCAACAAAAGGTTATGCATCATTTGAATATGACTTATTTGGCTATAAAGAAACTGATTTAGTAAAAGTTGATGTTTTACTAAATGGCGACAAAATTGACGCCTTTACAATCATTACTCACCGTGACAATGCCTATCCAAGAGCAAGAGAACTTTGTCAAAAATTAAAAGAAGCAATTCCAAGACAAAACTTCGAAGTTCCTGTTCAAGCTGCCATTGGTGGAAAAATCATTGCGCGTGAAACAATTAAAGCATATCGAAAAGATGTTACTGCTAAACTTTATGGTGGAGACGTAACCCGGCGTCAAAAACTTCTTAAAAAACAAAAAGAAGGTAAAAAACGTATGAAAATGCTAGGTTCAGTTGAAGTTCCACAAGAAGCATTTTTAAAAATTTTAAAAACAAATATTGAGAACTAA
- the alaS gene encoding alanine--tRNA ligase: MNSKEIRNKWLDFFESKGHLKIESKSLIPVNDPSLLWINSGVATLKDYFSGKKIPPKNRLTNSQKAIRTNDIENVGVTSRHHTFFEMLGNFSIGDYFKDEAIEFAFEFLTSELKLDINKLYFTFFEEDTQTKQKWLSLGVDETHIISGSRDTNFWDVGAGPCGPCTEIFYDRGPKFDSRGIELLKNDIENDRFIEIWNIVFSQFNNEGENKYTELAQKNIDTGAGLERIASILQDAPTNYDSDLFLGIIREIEKYTNLKYDVENYFTKDEKQREINTCFKIIADHIRTVANALGDGESISNVGRGYIIRRLIRRSIYKAMQLGIKDLFLHKLVPVVHDSLPFEYDINSVSQAILAEEEIFAKTIENGKELLEKHIKNNTKIFDGEIAFHLLETYGFPIELTEEILAKKGISIDLEGFEKAKQKHIEASRGNKQSGMQKAINSLSLINSKVSIFTGYETTRGTAKVIELFDTEKRVDSANGKAYVLLDKTPFYATSGGQKHDEGYMLQGENKIKIIDVFKDKFGNNIHLVEGKINKNEPVECFVDEYVRLNCARNHSATHLMFSVMRKVLGSYIKQLGSDINEKRFTFDFPGDSRPTDEQVRKIELEMRQIIKNDIKREYIISTIEEAKNLHAVMTIEEDEYMDPKAVRIVKWSNITSDLCGGTHLDHSSILENFKITEVEKKQAGVYRFRVVTSNKLVDEWLKEQIQIYSEELANIVNKIKAMDSTYNLETQNDNNLENLLNNIQKSIEKGREDFRKINKEKASVEFKISSQDALELEKGKKFYINLNIESSQIKQTASTLREKFPNATIVLASVNENQTLLAIASKTKDSNQLFKLIGKNLNAKGGGSAILAMGKIDSTSELEQIILEAISA, encoded by the coding sequence ATGAATTCAAAAGAAATAAGAAATAAATGACTTGATTTTTTTGAATCAAAAGGTCATTTAAAAATTGAAAGTAAAAGTCTTATTCCAGTTAATGACCCATCTTTATTATGAATTAATTCAGGAGTTGCAACACTTAAAGATTATTTTAGTGGCAAAAAAATACCACCAAAAAATCGTTTAACAAACTCACAAAAAGCAATCAGGACAAATGATATTGAAAACGTTGGAGTAACCTCAAGACACCACACATTTTTTGAAATGCTTGGTAATTTTAGCATTGGCGATTATTTCAAAGATGAAGCAATAGAATTTGCTTTTGAATTTTTAACTAGCGAACTTAAATTGGACATCAATAAACTTTATTTCACATTTTTTGAAGAAGATACTCAAACAAAACAAAAATGATTGTCATTAGGTGTTGATGAAACCCATATAATTTCAGGTTCAAGAGACACAAACTTTTGAGATGTCGGCGCCGGACCTTGCGGCCCATGTACTGAAATATTTTATGATAGAGGACCAAAATTTGACTCGCGTGGCATTGAGTTATTGAAAAATGATATTGAAAATGACCGTTTCATTGAAATTTGAAACATTGTTTTCAGTCAATTTAACAATGAAGGCGAAAACAAGTACACTGAATTGGCACAAAAAAACATTGATACGGGCGCTGGACTTGAAAGAATTGCTTCAATTCTTCAAGACGCACCAACCAACTATGATTCTGATTTATTTTTAGGAATTATTCGCGAAATTGAAAAATACACTAACCTAAAATATGATGTAGAAAACTACTTTACAAAAGATGAGAAACAACGCGAAATTAACACGTGTTTCAAAATTATTGCTGACCATATTAGAACTGTTGCTAATGCGCTTGGTGATGGTGAATCAATTTCAAATGTTGGTCGAGGCTATATCATCCGTAGATTAATTAGGAGATCTATTTATAAAGCAATGCAGCTTGGGATTAAAGATTTATTTTTACACAAATTAGTTCCAGTAGTTCATGATTCATTACCTTTTGAATATGATATTAATAGTGTTTCACAAGCAATACTTGCTGAAGAAGAAATTTTTGCCAAAACCATTGAAAATGGTAAAGAATTGTTAGAAAAACACATTAAAAATAACACAAAAATATTTGATGGTGAAATTGCTTTTCATTTACTTGAAACATACGGATTCCCAATTGAGCTTACTGAAGAAATACTTGCTAAAAAGGGTATTTCAATTGATTTAGAAGGCTTTGAAAAAGCAAAACAAAAACACATTGAAGCAAGTAGAGGCAACAAACAAAGCGGTATGCAAAAAGCAATTAACTCATTATCATTAATAAACTCTAAAGTTTCAATATTTACCGGTTATGAAACTACAAGAGGAACTGCAAAAGTAATTGAGTTATTTGATACTGAAAAACGAGTTGATTCAGCAAATGGCAAAGCTTATGTTTTATTGGATAAAACACCATTTTATGCAACTAGTGGTGGCCAAAAACACGATGAAGGTTACATGCTTCAGGGTGAAAACAAAATTAAAATCATTGATGTTTTTAAAGATAAATTCGGGAATAATATTCACTTAGTTGAAGGGAAAATTAATAAAAACGAACCAGTTGAATGCTTTGTTGATGAATATGTTCGTTTGAATTGTGCAAGAAACCACTCTGCAACTCACTTAATGTTCTCAGTTATGAGAAAAGTTTTAGGATCATATATTAAACAATTAGGTTCTGACATCAATGAAAAAAGATTTACTTTTGACTTCCCGGGAGATTCGCGTCCAACCGATGAGCAAGTTAGAAAAATTGAATTGGAAATGCGCCAAATAATTAAAAATGATATCAAGCGTGAATACATAATTTCAACAATTGAAGAAGCAAAAAACTTACATGCTGTTATGACAATTGAAGAAGACGAATATATGGATCCTAAAGCTGTTAGAATTGTTAAATGATCAAACATTACTAGTGACCTTTGCGGAGGTACACACTTAGACCATAGTTCAATTTTAGAAAACTTTAAAATAACAGAAGTTGAGAAAAAACAAGCTGGAGTTTATCGTTTTAGAGTTGTTACATCAAATAAACTTGTTGATGAATGGTTAAAAGAGCAAATACAAATTTATAGCGAAGAGCTTGCAAACATTGTCAACAAAATTAAAGCTATGGATTCTACTTATAATTTAGAAACACAAAACGATAATAATCTTGAAAATTTATTGAATAATATTCAAAAATCAATTGAAAAAGGTAGAGAAGATTTTAGAAAAATAAATAAAGAGAAAGCAAGTGTTGAGTTTAAAATAAGTTCTCAAGATGCTTTAGAACTTGAAAAAGGTAAAAAATTCTATATCAATTTAAATATAGAATCTTCTCAAATCAAACAAACAGCCTCAACACTTAGAGAAAAATTCCCCAATGCCACTATTGTTCTTGCAAGTGTGAATGAGAATCAAACATTACTCGCTATTGCATCAAAAACAAAAGATTCAAATCAATTATTCAAATTAATTGGCAAAAATCTAAATGCAAAAGGCGGTGGTTCAGCTATTTTAGCAATGGGTAAAATTGATTCAACAAGTGAACTTGAGCAAATAATATTGGAGGCAATTAGTGCGTAA
- the efp gene encoding elongation factor P: protein MINVNTFKGGITFEDEGEIFVVIEAQHSKQGRGQANVKAKVKNLRTGAITIKSYTGGTMIKKAHIDKRPMNYLYSDGENIILMDNETYEQVEIPLKNVEWEMNFLKEGSTVKIRKFGEEILDVELDASVTLEVTEAPDAVKGNTTNNPQKKVKVETGFELETPMFIKEGDVIVISTESGKYISRGNK, encoded by the coding sequence ATGATAAATGTTAATACATTTAAAGGTGGAATTACTTTTGAAGATGAAGGCGAAATTTTTGTAGTTATTGAAGCACAACACTCAAAACAAGGCCGTGGACAAGCAAATGTTAAAGCTAAAGTTAAAAACTTAAGAACAGGTGCTATAACAATCAAATCATATACAGGTGGGACAATGATTAAAAAAGCCCACATTGATAAACGTCCAATGAATTACCTTTATTCAGATGGTGAAAACATTATTTTGATGGATAACGAAACATACGAACAAGTTGAAATTCCATTGAAAAATGTCGAATGAGAAATGAACTTTTTAAAAGAAGGCTCAACTGTAAAAATTCGTAAATTTGGCGAAGAAATTCTTGACGTTGAATTAGACGCATCTGTTACACTTGAAGTAACAGAAGCGCCAGATGCTGTTAAAGGCAATACAACAAATAATCCTCAAAAGAAAGTTAAGGTTGAAACAGGTTTTGAACTTGAAACACCAATGTTTATCAAAGAAGGGGATGTTATTGTAATCTCAACTGAAAGTGGCAAATACATTAGTAGAGGAAATAAATAA
- a CDS encoding MAG1210 family protein translates to MENEKTIDQPLKEFGQYDELNNQIIDKHFQYFVEKSNINVEENIEQVKKIDKTQAKLASVNYRLKGLKTGSIFNIIGIVGSSIAAIVGLTLVIMYANSPKSQIFIGGIISLLLGITLFVLLLVNQILNINKKINSTESEKSKVEKLLSDEKETAYNQTLPLRLLFKQGTKFKIFSESLPLIKFNRSLKMSDIENLRNKYDYEDTPYDIEKMATYIQSGSIYGNPFIIKTEKSHEIIDKTYHGSLTIHYTVAHRNYDGKITQRTVTEVLRAQVVKPYPLFTDTSWITFFSMAAPNLSFSRDSQKIHKLSDKEQKSLVKKTQKEIDKRKKKDHSFTALANTKFEAYWNAPNRDNELEFRLLFTPLAQQNLCDLLENTKIGVGDTFSMYKNKKITEIFHDELQDINLIDDQQEFYEYSFNKIKEKFYKFNKECFRKIYWSFAPYFSIPIYQQTKDFDWEFDKSSNSPLSEWEIESQINLLPRKLFVHPNTKTQSILKIFNPTKGENIEESYVYSLSYDIIERVDYVPVRGGDGKIHHVPVYWDEYIELANKTKIELVPFENQVVDEDWEEKNKKFITDDSYISSGSIIKVLSSNLAQ, encoded by the coding sequence ATGGAAAATGAAAAAACAATAGATCAACCTTTAAAAGAATTTGGTCAATATGACGAGCTGAATAATCAAATAATTGATAAACATTTTCAATATTTTGTTGAAAAATCCAATATTAATGTTGAAGAAAACATTGAACAAGTTAAAAAAATTGATAAAACCCAAGCAAAATTAGCATCAGTAAATTATCGGCTAAAAGGTTTGAAAACTGGTTCAATTTTTAACATAATTGGTATAGTTGGATCGTCGATTGCTGCAATTGTCGGTTTGACACTTGTGATAATGTATGCAAATTCACCAAAATCGCAAATATTTATTGGTGGAATTATTTCATTATTACTTGGAATAACATTATTTGTTTTACTTTTAGTTAATCAAATTCTTAACATTAATAAAAAAATAAATTCAACTGAAAGTGAAAAAAGTAAAGTAGAAAAACTACTTTCTGATGAAAAAGAAACTGCTTATAATCAGACACTCCCACTAAGATTACTGTTCAAACAAGGGACAAAATTTAAAATTTTTTCTGAATCATTGCCTCTAATTAAATTTAATAGAAGCTTAAAAATGTCTGATATAGAAAATTTAAGAAATAAATATGACTATGAAGATACTCCGTATGACATTGAAAAAATGGCAACATATATTCAATCTGGATCAATTTATGGCAACCCATTCATTATAAAGACTGAAAAATCACACGAAATAATTGATAAAACATACCACGGTTCATTAACTATCCATTACACTGTAGCACACAGGAATTATGATGGAAAAATTACTCAAAGAACTGTTACAGAAGTGTTGCGCGCTCAAGTTGTAAAACCCTATCCACTTTTCACCGACACCTCTTGAATAACATTTTTTTCAATGGCGGCACCTAATTTATCATTTTCAAGAGATTCTCAAAAAATACACAAATTGTCAGACAAAGAACAAAAATCATTAGTTAAAAAGACACAAAAAGAAATTGATAAACGTAAAAAGAAAGATCACAGTTTTACTGCGCTTGCTAACACAAAATTTGAAGCCTACTGAAATGCCCCAAACCGAGATAATGAGCTTGAATTTAGATTATTATTCACCCCACTTGCTCAACAGAATTTATGTGACTTGCTTGAAAATACAAAAATAGGTGTTGGAGATACATTCTCAATGTATAAAAATAAAAAAATAACTGAGATATTCCATGACGAGTTGCAAGATATAAATTTAATTGATGATCAACAAGAATTTTATGAATATTCATTCAATAAAATTAAAGAAAAATTTTACAAATTCAACAAAGAATGCTTTAGAAAAATTTATTGATCATTTGCCCCGTATTTTTCAATCCCTATTTATCAGCAAACAAAAGATTTTGATTGAGAATTTGACAAGTCAAGCAATTCACCATTAAGCGAATGAGAAATTGAAAGTCAAATTAATCTTTTACCAAGAAAACTATTTGTTCACCCAAATACAAAAACACAATCAATATTAAAAATATTTAACCCAACTAAAGGCGAAAATATTGAAGAATCATACGTTTATTCATTGAGTTATGACATAATCGAGAGAGTTGACTATGTACCGGTTAGAGGTGGCGATGGCAAGATTCACCATGTACCTGTTTATTGAGATGAATATATTGAACTGGCAAATAAAACAAAAATTGAATTAGTACCTTTCGAAAATCAAGTTGTAGACGAAGATTGAGAAGAAAAAAACAAAAAATTCATTACCGATGATTCTTATATCTCGAGTGGTTCAATCATTAAAGTTTTATCATCTAATCTTGCACAATAA
- a CDS encoding LemA family protein, whose product MSNQLDEMNGPTLENGRDVNVINQRIPVKIGAGTKAFIVILWLLFIIPGLIFMLKKVRARTYLAQVEQKMQHNASQIDNYLEQRVIIMQNMASIVAKSVELDKDVMKTVAAYRSGVNINEDTRNDVATNIDTTIRGLHLQIENYPELKAHSALRDAIQQNSYLQKEITAAREIYNDTILEWNSAIQEWPTKMVVAAEKGYTTRIPFATSSEVKQQARQNFFE is encoded by the coding sequence ATGTCAAATCAATTAGATGAAATGAATGGCCCAACATTAGAAAATGGGCGTGATGTCAATGTTATAAATCAAAGAATACCAGTTAAAATTGGAGCGGGAACTAAAGCCTTTATTGTTATTTTATGACTATTATTCATTATTCCTGGACTAATTTTTATGCTTAAAAAAGTTCGGGCAAGAACATATTTAGCACAAGTTGAACAAAAAATGCAACACAATGCTTCTCAAATTGATAACTACTTAGAACAAAGAGTTATTATTATGCAAAATATGGCAAGCATTGTTGCTAAATCAGTAGAGCTAGACAAAGATGTTATGAAGACTGTTGCTGCATACCGTAGTGGTGTAAATATTAATGAAGACACAAGAAATGATGTTGCAACAAATATTGATACAACAATTAGGGGCTTACATCTACAAATTGAAAACTACCCAGAACTAAAAGCACACAGCGCACTTAGAGATGCAATACAACAAAACTCATACCTACAAAAAGAAATTACAGCAGCTCGTGAAATTTACAACGACACTATTCTAGAATGAAATAGCGCAATTCAAGAATGACCTACAAAAATGGTTGTTGCTGCGGAAAAAGGTTACACAACCAGAATTCCATTTGCTACAAGCTCAGAAGTTAAACAACAAGCAAGACAAAACTTTTTTGAATAA
- a CDS encoding nicotinate phosphoribosyltransferase, with product MSNKYDKYISSYFHRTEKIIETYNPNNVIKLQFFQRTDNAMLAGMDEVLSLLKNNTDTSKYKIRYLEDGSIINNLEIVLELEGPYQYFGKYEGIIDGILARSSSIATNMRRCIEAANNKTIIFMGDRMDHWSMQEIDGKAAKLAGCKIMSTDAQDLSNEETFGSVPHCLIQNFGGDTAAAMLAYQKLFPNDKLISLVDYNNNVIDDSLKSFAALGDNLWGVRIDTSKNMKDHMFDNEEDNPEFYGVNVEQVKRLRKALDKVGAQNVKIVVSSGFNDQKIKKFEDNNAPVDAYGVGQSIFKPNVSFSADATMLNGQKQAKEGRWYRTNERLIELKG from the coding sequence ATGAGTAATAAATACGACAAATATATTTCATCTTATTTTCACAGAACAGAAAAAATAATCGAAACATATAATCCAAATAATGTTATTAAATTGCAATTTTTTCAACGAACTGATAATGCAATGCTAGCAGGTATGGACGAAGTTTTAAGCTTACTTAAAAATAATACCGATACTTCTAAATACAAAATAAGATACTTGGAAGACGGATCAATAATAAACAATCTTGAAATTGTTCTTGAACTTGAGGGCCCATATCAATATTTTGGCAAATATGAAGGTATTATCGATGGCATTTTAGCTAGATCTTCAAGTATAGCAACTAATATGCGTAGATGCATTGAAGCAGCAAATAATAAAACGATAATTTTTATGGGCGATCGAATGGATCATTGATCAATGCAAGAAATTGATGGTAAAGCTGCAAAACTTGCTGGATGCAAAATAATGTCAACCGATGCACAAGATTTAAGTAATGAAGAAACTTTTGGCTCAGTTCCTCACTGCCTAATTCAAAACTTTGGCGGCGATACCGCCGCTGCAATGCTTGCATACCAAAAATTATTCCCAAACGATAAATTAATTTCACTTGTTGACTACAATAACAATGTTATTGACGATTCTCTTAAGTCATTTGCTGCTCTAGGTGATAATTTGTGAGGAGTGCGTATTGATACCTCAAAAAACATGAAAGACCATATGTTTGATAACGAAGAAGATAATCCCGAATTTTATGGTGTGAATGTTGAACAAGTTAAAAGACTAAGAAAAGCATTGGATAAAGTTGGCGCTCAAAATGTAAAAATTGTTGTAAGTAGCGGATTTAATGATCAAAAAATCAAAAAATTCGAAGACAACAATGCTCCAGTAGATGCTTATGGAGTAGGCCAAAGCATATTTAAACCAAATGTTTCATTTTCTGCCGATGCAACAATGTTAAATGGCCAAAAACAAGCAAAAGAAGGCCGTTGATACAGAACTAACGAAAGACTAATTGAACTAAAAGGTTAA
- a CDS encoding MMB_0454 family protein, with product MVGITVSSDYNQSYTVSGDAICQLISQCASDTNFLKLDAEPKIIYNKDYSNASFIIDVKVKKNKNIAEIIENFATEFETRFKSLIDIKPHDIRVCYVGSY from the coding sequence ATGGTTGGAATTACAGTTTCAAGTGATTACAATCAAAGTTATACTGTTTCTGGAGACGCTATTTGCCAATTAATTAGTCAGTGTGCTAGTGATACTAATTTTTTAAAATTAGATGCAGAACCAAAAATTATTTATAACAAAGACTACTCAAACGCATCATTTATTATTGATGTTAAAGTCAAAAAAAATAAAAATATTGCCGAAATTATTGAAAATTTCGCAACAGAATTTGAAACTCGTTTTAAAAGTTTAATTGATATTAAACCACACGATATAAGAGTTTGCTACGTTGGTAGTTATTAA